In a single window of the Deltaproteobacteria bacterium genome:
- a CDS encoding NADH-quinone oxidoreductase subunit L, which translates to MKIPMICLVLAGASLSGLPPLAGFFSKEAILATLSDLKNPFWLIAGFLGLFLTPYYTFRPIFIILFPQKIDRQDLYEKRPGNRLYWTMTIPLIILAAFILTAGFIEPLLKDFLSDQPTAGEKRGWITYVSLALVLSAVALAWIEFGRKESPRLGLAERLPRLRDFLAERWYLDHFYRIILNLVIYRTFADPFTRTDQQIIDGGLDRFCKFTVESGRLVSYLQSGRL; encoded by the coding sequence ATGAAAATCCCCATGATCTGTCTTGTCCTGGCCGGGGCCAGCCTTTCCGGCCTCCCCCCCCTGGCCGGATTTTTCAGTAAAGAGGCCATCCTGGCTACTCTGTCCGATTTGAAGAATCCCTTTTGGCTTATCGCCGGATTCCTGGGCCTCTTTCTGACGCCTTACTATACCTTCCGGCCCATCTTTATTATCCTATTCCCTCAAAAAATAGACCGGCAAGACCTTTACGAGAAACGACCGGGAAACAGGCTCTACTGGACCATGACCATTCCCCTCATCATCCTGGCAGCCTTTATACTGACGGCGGGATTTATTGAACCCTTATTAAAGGATTTCCTGTCGGATCAACCAACCGCCGGAGAAAAGCGGGGATGGATCACCTATGTCTCCCTGGCCCTGGTCCTTTCGGCTGTGGCCCTGGCCTGGATCGAATTCGGCCGCAAAGAGTCCCCCCGGTTGGGCCTGGCTGAACGCCTTCCCAGGCTTCGGGATTTCCTGGCCGAGCGCTGGTACCTGGACCATTTCTATCGGATCATTTTAAATTTGGTCATCTATCGGACTTTTGCCGATCCCTTTACCCGTACGGATCAGCAGATCATCGACGGCGGCCTCGACCGGTTTTGTAAATTCACGGTCGAAAGCGGCAGACTGGTTTCCTATCTCCAGTCCGGCAGGCTG